In Salipiger profundus, one genomic interval encodes:
- a CDS encoding aldehyde dehydrogenase (NADP(+)), translating into MLDKSSFTPHGKHLVAGDWVAGEATFSSEPAHGPAHEYSVGTPALVDRAVEAAEAAFETYGYLGREARARFLDTIADEIEARGAQITEIGTQESGLPEARLNGERGRTCGQLRMFAEHIRKGDYLDRRHDKALPDREPLPRPDLKMVQRPIGPVAVFGASNFPLAFSTAGGDTASALAAGCPVVVKGHSAHPGTGEIVAEAIHAAIVKCDMPAGVFSLIQGGKRDVGQALVQHPLIKAVGFTGSLGGGRALFDLCAQRDEPIPFFGELGSVNPMFLLPEAVKARGAEIGTAWAGSLTMGAGQFCTNPGIAVVGTGPEGDAFVKAAAEGLADVSPQCMLTQGIADAYTSGKSRFDGRNAVKPVMTAESEGRNAAPNLYETDAASYLQDHALGEEVFGPLGLVVRVEDPDDMERLARGFEGQLTVTLHMDEGDTAQAQRLMPVLERKAGRILVNGFPTGVEVCDSMVHGGPFPASTNFGATSVGTLAIRRFLRPVCYQNMPDALLPEDLQ; encoded by the coding sequence ATGCTCGACAAGTCCAGCTTCACCCCTCACGGCAAGCACCTGGTTGCCGGCGACTGGGTCGCCGGCGAGGCGACCTTTTCCTCGGAGCCCGCGCATGGGCCGGCGCATGAGTATTCCGTCGGCACGCCGGCGCTGGTCGACCGCGCGGTGGAAGCCGCCGAGGCGGCCTTCGAGACCTACGGCTACCTGGGCCGCGAGGCGCGGGCGCGCTTCCTCGACACCATCGCCGACGAGATCGAGGCGCGCGGCGCCCAGATCACCGAGATCGGCACCCAGGAAAGCGGCCTGCCCGAGGCGCGGCTCAACGGCGAGCGCGGCCGCACCTGCGGCCAGCTGCGCATGTTCGCCGAGCACATCCGCAAGGGCGACTACCTCGACCGCCGCCACGACAAGGCGCTGCCCGACCGCGAGCCGCTGCCGCGCCCGGACCTGAAGATGGTCCAGCGCCCGATCGGCCCGGTGGCGGTCTTCGGCGCCTCGAACTTCCCGCTCGCCTTCTCGACCGCCGGCGGCGACACCGCCTCGGCGCTGGCGGCGGGCTGCCCGGTGGTGGTCAAGGGCCACTCGGCCCACCCCGGCACCGGCGAGATCGTGGCCGAGGCCATTCACGCGGCCATCGTCAAATGCGACATGCCGGCGGGGGTCTTCTCGCTCATCCAGGGCGGCAAGCGCGACGTCGGCCAGGCGCTGGTGCAGCACCCGCTGATCAAGGCCGTGGGCTTCACCGGCAGCCTCGGCGGCGGGCGCGCGCTGTTCGACCTCTGCGCACAGCGCGACGAGCCGATCCCCTTCTTCGGCGAGCTGGGCTCGGTCAACCCGATGTTCCTCCTTCCCGAGGCCGTGAAGGCCCGTGGCGCCGAGATCGGCACGGCCTGGGCGGGCTCGCTGACCATGGGCGCGGGGCAGTTCTGCACCAATCCCGGCATCGCGGTGGTGGGCACCGGCCCCGAGGGCGACGCCTTCGTCAAGGCGGCGGCCGAGGGGCTGGCGGATGTGAGCCCGCAATGCATGCTGACGCAAGGTATCGCCGATGCGTATACAAGCGGTAAATCCCGCTTCGACGGTCGCAACGCGGTGAAGCCGGTGATGACCGCCGAGAGCGAGGGCCGCAACGCCGCGCCCAACCTCTACGAGACCGACGCGGCGAGCTACCTGCAGGATCACGCGCTCGGCGAGGAGGTCTTCGGACCGCTGGGGCTCGTGGTGCGGGTCGAGGACCCCGACGACATGGAGCGCCTGGCGCGCGGCTTCGAGGGCCAGCTGACCGTGACGCTGCACATGGACGAGGGCGACACGGCGCAGGCGCAGCGGCTGATGCCGGTGCTCGAGCGCAAGGCCGGCCGGATCCTCGTCAACGGCTTCCCCACCGGCGTCGAGGTCTGCGACAGCATGGTCCACGGCGGGCCGTTCCCGGCCTCGACCAACTTCGGCGCCACTTCGGTCGGCACGCTGGCCATCCGCCGCTTCCTGCGCCCGGTCTGCTACCAGAACATGCCCGACGCGCTGCTCCCCGAAGACCTGCAATAA
- a CDS encoding NAD-dependent epimerase/dehydratase family protein — MNRILITGAAGQLGGMLREKLKGRAGVLRLSDVADLGPAGEGEEIVPCDLADGAAVKRLVEGCDGIVHLGGISVEKSFDLIEAANLRGVYNLYEAARAHGMPRIVFASSNHTIGYHEQTERLDHTAPYRPDSLYGVSKIFGEAVAQLYYDKFGQESALVRIGSCTARPENWRMLATWFSPDDFVSLIETVFRAPRLGCTMLWGASNNDHGWWDNSHADFLGWKPKDNAADFAAEIARTVPRPGPDEPVAKYQGGVFTDEPIHES, encoded by the coding sequence ATGAACCGTATCCTGATCACCGGCGCTGCAGGCCAGCTGGGGGGCATGCTGCGCGAGAAGCTGAAGGGCAGGGCAGGGGTCTTGCGGCTGTCGGACGTGGCCGACCTCGGCCCCGCAGGCGAGGGCGAGGAGATCGTGCCCTGCGACCTCGCGGACGGCGCCGCCGTCAAGCGGCTGGTCGAGGGCTGCGACGGGATCGTGCATCTCGGCGGCATCTCGGTCGAGAAGAGCTTCGACCTGATCGAGGCGGCGAACCTGCGCGGCGTCTACAACCTCTACGAGGCGGCGCGTGCGCATGGCATGCCGCGCATCGTCTTCGCCTCGTCGAACCACACCATCGGCTACCACGAGCAGACCGAGCGGCTCGACCACACCGCTCCCTACCGGCCCGACAGCCTTTACGGCGTGTCGAAGATCTTCGGCGAGGCGGTGGCGCAGCTCTATTACGACAAGTTCGGCCAGGAGAGCGCGCTGGTGCGCATCGGCTCCTGCACCGCGCGCCCCGAGAACTGGCGGATGCTGGCCACCTGGTTCAGCCCCGACGATTTCGTCTCGCTGATCGAGACGGTGTTCCGCGCCCCGCGGCTTGGCTGCACGATGCTCTGGGGCGCCTCCAACAACGACCACGGCTGGTGGGACAATTCCCACGCCGACTTCCTCGGCTGGAAGCCGAAGGACAACGCCGCCGACTTCGCGGCCGAGATTGCCCGCACGGTGCCGCGTCCCGGCCCGGACGAGCCGGTTGCGAAATATCAGGGCGGTGTCTTCACCGACGAACCCATCCACGAATCCTGA
- a CDS encoding TRAP transporter large permease: MGLALLFGLFFVGLLTGMPVAFALGLATVGGFLYEGLPLFIGFQRVLSGISVFSLLAIPFFIFAGELMMQGGIAARLVRLASSAVGWMRGGLGVVNVASSMLFGGISGSAVADTSALGSILMPVMKEKGYDGDYAVNVTVTSSVAGVVIPPSHNMILFAVAAGGVSVSKLFIAGIVPGVLMCLCLGVVAYVIAVKRGYPAETFPGFKSLAISTIVALPGLMTAVIIVGGVLSGVMTVTESGAFGAIWAVLVTILVYRELTWAKFRAAVVTSVRTTALVMLLVATASAFSYLLTLYRVPDLLATAVTGISDNPIVILLLLNLVLLGLGMIMDMAALILITTPIFLPVVVGLGMDPIQFGVILMMNLGLGLCTPPVGACLFVGCVVGGVRIDQAVRTIWPFYLAIFGALMLVTYVPAVSMTLPGLME; the protein is encoded by the coding sequence ATGGGTCTGGCACTGCTTTTCGGGCTCTTCTTCGTCGGCCTGCTGACCGGGATGCCGGTGGCCTTCGCGCTCGGCCTCGCCACCGTCGGCGGCTTCCTCTACGAGGGCCTGCCGCTCTTCATCGGCTTCCAGCGGGTGCTGTCGGGCATCTCGGTGTTCTCGCTGCTCGCCATCCCGTTCTTCATCTTCGCCGGCGAGCTGATGATGCAGGGCGGCATCGCCGCGCGGCTGGTGCGGCTGGCAAGCTCCGCCGTCGGCTGGATGCGCGGCGGGCTCGGCGTCGTGAACGTCGCCTCCTCGATGCTCTTCGGCGGCATCTCGGGCTCGGCGGTGGCCGACACCTCGGCGCTCGGCTCGATCCTGATGCCGGTGATGAAGGAAAAGGGCTATGACGGCGATTACGCCGTGAACGTCACCGTGACCTCCTCGGTGGCCGGCGTGGTGATCCCGCCGTCGCACAACATGATCCTCTTCGCGGTGGCGGCGGGCGGCGTCTCGGTGTCGAAGCTCTTCATCGCGGGCATCGTGCCGGGCGTGCTGATGTGCCTCTGCCTCGGCGTGGTGGCCTATGTCATCGCGGTGAAACGCGGCTACCCGGCCGAGACCTTCCCGGGCTTCAAGTCGCTCGCGATCTCGACCATCGTCGCGCTGCCGGGCCTGATGACGGCGGTCATCATCGTGGGCGGGGTGCTCTCGGGTGTCATGACCGTCACCGAAAGCGGTGCCTTCGGCGCGATCTGGGCGGTGCTGGTCACGATCCTCGTCTACCGCGAGCTCACCTGGGCGAAGTTCCGCGCCGCCGTCGTCACCTCGGTGCGGACCACGGCGCTGGTGATGCTGCTGGTGGCGACGGCCTCGGCCTTTTCCTACCTGCTGACGCTCTACCGGGTGCCGGACCTGCTGGCGACGGCGGTGACCGGGATCTCGGACAACCCGATCGTGATCCTGTTGCTGCTGAACCTCGTGCTGCTGGGCCTCGGCATGATCATGGACATGGCGGCGCTGATCCTGATCACCACGCCGATCTTCCTGCCGGTGGTCGTTGGGCTCGGGATGGACCCGATCCAGTTCGGCGTGATCCTGATGATGAACCTCGGGCTCGGCCTTTGCACCCCGCCGGTGGGCGCCTGCCTCTTCGTCGGCTGCGTCGTGGGCGGCGTGCGCATCGACCAGGCGGTGCGGACGATCTGGCCCTTCTACCTCGCGATCTTCGGGGCGCTGATGCTGGTCACCTACGTGCCGGCGGTCTCGATGACGCTGCCCGGACTGATGGAGTGA
- a CDS encoding TRAP transporter small permease, protein MLPQDKSTAEMDPVERVLDMVSKVCVAVAGAGLVTLVGIFGWLVWGRYVMNDTPTWVEQLALMLVVWITFLGAAAGVWTQSHLSIDFVREMMPRPLRVPLHWLALLGMLVFGIVLAWQGWVLAESTWARRVPMLGISEGLRAVPMAICGALTAVFTLYQGVKLATGKD, encoded by the coding sequence ATGCTGCCACAGGACAAATCCACGGCCGAGATGGACCCGGTCGAGCGGGTGCTCGACATGGTCTCGAAGGTTTGCGTCGCGGTTGCAGGCGCAGGGCTGGTCACGCTCGTGGGAATCTTCGGCTGGCTGGTCTGGGGCCGCTACGTGATGAACGACACGCCCACATGGGTCGAGCAGCTGGCGCTCATGCTCGTGGTCTGGATCACATTTCTCGGCGCAGCCGCCGGGGTCTGGACGCAGAGCCACCTGTCGATCGACTTCGTCCGCGAGATGATGCCGCGCCCGCTGCGGGTGCCGCTGCACTGGCTGGCGCTGCTCGGGATGCTGGTCTTCGGCATCGTGCTCGCCTGGCAGGGCTGGGTCCTGGCCGAGAGCACCTGGGCGCGGCGCGTGCCGATGCTCGGGATATCTGAGGGCCTGCGCGCGGTCCCGATGGCGATCTGCGGCGCGCTCACCGCCGTCTTCACACTCTATCAAGGCGTGAAACTCGCCACGGGCAAGGACTGA
- a CDS encoding TRAP transporter substrate-binding protein, which yields MFRFTTATMTAALLASAVAAPAMAETWRTWAIHPEGYPNVVALESFAEDVAEATEGRIEPQVYPGGVLGAQPDAIEQLRAGAIAVGNFNMGPMGEIVPATNVLSLPFIFRDIDHMHKAMDGEIGQRFSDALSEAGIVALSWMDSGSRSFYNTKKPIMTPADMDGLKFRVMSNDLYVQMVDELGGNATPMAYGEVYQSLKTGVIDGAENNYPSFESSNHFEVAKYYSITNHLIIPECICVAKSVWDETPAEDQEIVREAAIAAAEEQRQLWAERSDASKQEVMDAGVEINEVEDASAFQDAMEPVYSRFIEKNPDLESLIRDIQAVK from the coding sequence ACCGCCGCGCTTCTGGCAAGCGCCGTTGCCGCCCCCGCCATGGCCGAGACCTGGCGCACCTGGGCGATCCACCCCGAGGGCTACCCCAACGTGGTCGCGCTCGAGAGCTTCGCCGAGGACGTGGCCGAGGCCACCGAAGGCCGGATCGAACCGCAGGTCTATCCGGGCGGCGTGCTGGGCGCCCAGCCCGATGCCATCGAGCAGCTGCGCGCCGGTGCCATCGCGGTCGGCAACTTCAACATGGGCCCGATGGGCGAGATCGTGCCCGCGACCAACGTGCTGTCGCTGCCGTTCATCTTCCGCGACATCGACCACATGCACAAAGCCATGGACGGCGAGATCGGCCAGCGCTTCTCGGACGCGCTTTCCGAGGCCGGCATCGTCGCGCTGAGCTGGATGGATAGCGGCTCGCGGAGCTTCTACAACACCAAGAAGCCGATCATGACGCCCGCGGACATGGACGGTCTCAAGTTCCGGGTGATGAGCAACGACCTCTACGTGCAGATGGTCGACGAGCTGGGCGGCAACGCCACCCCGATGGCCTACGGCGAGGTCTACCAGTCGCTCAAGACCGGCGTCATCGACGGTGCCGAGAACAACTACCCGAGCTTCGAGTCCTCGAACCACTTCGAGGTGGCCAAGTACTACTCGATCACCAACCACCTGATCATCCCCGAGTGCATCTGCGTCGCGAAGTCGGTCTGGGACGAGACCCCGGCCGAGGACCAGGAGATCGTCCGCGAAGCGGCCATCGCCGCCGCCGAGGAGCAGCGCCAGCTCTGGGCCGAGCGCTCGGACGCCTCCAAGCAGGAGGTCATGGACGCCGGTGTCGAGATCAACGAGGTCGAGGACGCGTCGGCGTTCCAGGACGCCATGGAGCCGGTCTACTCCCGCTTCATCGAGAAGAACCCCGACCTCGAGTCGCTGATCCGCGACATCCAGGCGGTCAAGTAA